A single window of Flavobacterium aestivum DNA harbors:
- a CDS encoding AsmA family protein produces the protein MHQIIEKGKALVKTNRFRKILKRIGFFIIGFLGIILIFFIGLRIYFNQNKATIMTEINQKINDNISGHASIGDVGYKFLIGFPNFTVVLNKVELRDSLYAIHKRSVLKAAEIEVRLNVLSLLHKKVDIEKVVLIDTKIDLFKDQNGVSNSNIFKPKPKTNEPKSKTETEIGEVDFKDVVFISQNLQRNKLFHFEVNSLRCKINYNDDGWDTDLYLDVFAKSMAFNTKKGSFIKDKRVKGKLAVQFSKTKNKIDVLTEKLGIGDDDFDIKASFGLDKDHPMMDINIKTHILWLNAAHLLDPHIFKILNHFNITKPLDAQCSIKGDMNAVGDPEIIVDAQIKDNVLVSSEGETKDCSFEGRYTNNFKNGLGYNDINSAVIVKNFTGNYKGIPIEIPAAAINNLEKPVATGNLHSKFDVEKLGNIFGDDFIKFNGGTANVDFKFNVDIVALRISKPRFTGKVNIEKANMLLRSKNLSFQTNILLDFTDEALFIRNIKYQRDKNIVFLDGKIDNFLNLYYDDPEKMVAVLNINSPFMDVKKFMGVLTHSENKKESQKEVKKVDTKKRIALVEKCQVVINLNLEKMVYSNLTARNAKINILANNRRFYIKQGMIETCGGKITFASQLIPQGNLFDVKTNVNIATVDIPQFLTSFKNFGIKSFQPQNIKGNLSAKADLSIKMTQSGDLVDDSAKGNLQYDIKNGSLTDFKPIMKVGKYAFPNRDVRHIVFNDLSGRLNMSGSLVNIDYFKVSSNVLNFDVEGIYSFKKGTKLGLTIPLRNPKDDAGIKDKAKRDALRYKGIVLHLLVVDGKDGEMKIKMGSLSDKNKSTASK, from the coding sequence ATGCATCAAATTATAGAAAAAGGGAAAGCATTAGTGAAAACAAATCGATTTAGAAAAATCTTAAAAAGAATCGGTTTTTTTATTATTGGCTTTTTGGGGATAATACTTATTTTTTTTATTGGGTTGAGGATTTATTTTAATCAAAATAAAGCAACAATAATGACCGAAATCAATCAGAAAATCAATGATAATATTTCGGGTCATGCCAGTATTGGTGATGTAGGGTATAAATTCTTAATTGGTTTTCCAAATTTCACGGTGGTGTTGAATAAAGTAGAACTTCGGGATAGTTTATATGCTATTCATAAAAGAAGTGTGCTTAAAGCAGCCGAAATCGAAGTGCGTTTGAATGTATTGAGTTTATTACATAAAAAAGTCGATATAGAAAAGGTCGTATTGATAGATACCAAAATTGATTTGTTTAAGGATCAAAACGGAGTTTCCAATTCTAATATTTTCAAGCCAAAGCCAAAAACTAACGAACCAAAAAGTAAAACAGAAACTGAAATCGGGGAGGTTGATTTTAAGGATGTTGTTTTTATCTCCCAAAATCTGCAAAGGAATAAATTGTTTCATTTTGAAGTAAACTCTTTAAGATGTAAAATAAATTATAATGACGATGGCTGGGATACGGATTTGTATCTGGATGTTTTTGCTAAGAGCATGGCTTTTAATACCAAAAAAGGTAGTTTCATAAAAGACAAAAGGGTAAAAGGAAAACTGGCGGTTCAATTCTCCAAAACCAAAAATAAAATAGATGTACTTACAGAAAAACTAGGAATAGGAGATGATGATTTTGACATCAAAGCGAGTTTTGGTTTAGACAAGGATCATCCGATGATGGATATTAATATAAAAACCCATATCCTGTGGTTGAATGCTGCACATTTGTTGGATCCTCACATTTTCAAGATTCTAAATCATTTTAACATAACCAAACCCTTAGACGCACAATGCAGCATCAAAGGAGATATGAATGCAGTAGGTGATCCTGAAATAATTGTAGATGCTCAAATCAAAGATAATGTATTGGTATCTTCAGAAGGGGAAACCAAAGATTGTAGTTTTGAAGGGAGGTATACCAATAATTTTAAAAATGGTTTGGGGTATAATGATATCAACTCGGCAGTTATTGTCAAAAATTTTACTGGAAATTACAAAGGGATACCAATAGAAATTCCAGCAGCGGCAATTAATAATTTAGAGAAGCCGGTAGCAACAGGGAATTTGCATTCTAAATTTGATGTAGAAAAATTAGGCAATATTTTTGGGGATGATTTTATAAAATTTAATGGCGGAACGGCCAATGTAGATTTTAAATTCAATGTAGATATTGTGGCATTACGAATTTCAAAACCTCGTTTTACTGGAAAAGTAAACATAGAAAAGGCCAATATGCTTCTTAGATCTAAGAACCTTAGTTTTCAAACCAATATTCTTCTTGATTTTACCGATGAGGCATTATTTATTAGAAATATTAAGTACCAAAGGGATAAGAATATAGTTTTTCTTGATGGGAAAATTGATAATTTTCTTAATCTCTACTATGATGATCCAGAAAAAATGGTAGCAGTCCTGAATATCAATAGTCCTTTTATGGATGTGAAAAAATTTATGGGGGTTTTAACCCATAGTGAAAATAAGAAAGAGTCTCAAAAAGAAGTTAAAAAAGTAGATACTAAAAAAAGAATAGCACTTGTTGAAAAATGCCAAGTGGTGATAAATTTGAATCTGGAAAAGATGGTGTATTCTAATTTGACTGCCAGAAATGCCAAAATTAATATTTTGGCCAATAACAGACGCTTTTATATCAAACAGGGTATGATTGAAACCTGTGGAGGAAAAATTACGTTTGCTTCTCAGCTAATTCCTCAGGGGAATTTATTTGATGTAAAAACTAATGTGAATATTGCAACAGTTGATATCCCTCAATTTTTGACTTCTTTTAAAAATTTTGGGATTAAATCCTTTCAGCCTCAAAACATAAAGGGGAATCTTTCAGCAAAGGCTGATTTATCGATAAAAATGACTCAAAGTGGTGATTTGGTTGATGATTCTGCCAAAGGGAATCTGCAATATGATATTAAAAATGGGTCACTAACCGATTTTAAACCCATAATGAAGGTTGGGAAATATGCTTTTCCTAATAGGGATGTAAGGCATATTGTTTTTAATGATTTGTCGGGACGATTGAATATGAGCGGTAGTTTGGTCAATATTGATTATTTCAAAGTGAGTTCGAATGTACTGAATTTTGATGTTGAGGGGATTTATTCCTTTAAAAAAGGTACTAAATTAGGGTTGACGATTCCGTTGAGAAACCCAAAAGATGATGCAGGAATTAAGGATAAGGCCAAAAGAGATGCATTGCGATACAAAGGAATTGTTCTGCATTTGTTGGTTGTAGATGGCAAGGATGGTGAAATGAAAATAAAAATGGGAAGTCTGTCAGATAAAAATAAATCAACGGCTAGTAAATAG
- a CDS encoding porin family protein → MRSLKILLLSAFIVLISNAASAQAFGVRAGVNISTISGDYYNSTTQTGYYAGIYKEIPLVKSLLFIQPEIQYSSQGFSNNIGDYKIDYITVPVLAKIYAVKLLSFETGPQFGFKIGDKSDPNSPLINPDFDYETFDPAWAFGTSLNLPFGLSINGRFITSFNSVFKEGNYNSQGKNQVFQIGAAFQF, encoded by the coding sequence ATGCGATCATTAAAAATTTTACTATTAAGTGCTTTTATAGTATTAATATCTAATGCTGCTTCAGCGCAAGCATTCGGAGTTAGAGCTGGGGTTAATATATCAACTATAAGTGGTGATTACTACAACTCAACTACCCAAACTGGTTATTATGCAGGTATCTATAAAGAAATTCCTTTAGTAAAAAGTTTACTTTTTATACAACCTGAGATACAATATTCTAGTCAAGGTTTCAGCAACAACATAGGTGATTACAAGATTGACTATATCACTGTACCTGTATTGGCTAAGATATATGCTGTAAAATTATTGAGTTTTGAAACAGGACCTCAATTTGGTTTTAAAATAGGTGATAAATCAGACCCTAACTCTCCACTTATTAATCCTGACTTTGATTATGAAACTTTTGATCCAGCTTGGGCATTTGGAACATCATTAAATTTACCATTCGGATTATCAATCAACGGTCGTTTCATTACTAGTTTTAATAGCGTATTCAAAGAAGGTAATTACAACAGTCAAGGAAAGAATCAAGTTTTCCAAATAGGAGCTGCTTTCCAATTCTAA
- a CDS encoding L,D-transpeptidase family protein, producing the protein MKKFLLSLIIISFGFSFFIISCEQKNTKRSEPKAAKINLGPTFDSTLVRPFFKKYPELQEYQKEVTQLYLKRDYQYIWYDKKGILEVGHLLYNKINHLEEEGVKTTIPYKKKLNAIFQNSAAFSKPDATDELFMSSYYFLYVHKVLKGLDTKKTIELGWFLPRKKLSYVNYLDSIIANPSLIEKNEKEVFGQYYSLKDVLQKYKKIAKDNPWDPIETDTSFVAFKPGDSSQTIAQIRHRLFILGDLTNDSKSSTYDDSLITGILKYKKRMGSLKSNHITKKTIASLNIPIVDRIKTIMVNMERCRWITADIAASKELIVVNIPSYELTYFKDGKTVLTSNVVVGKDLNKTAIFSANMRYIVFSPYWNVPRSIVKKEIEPGIAENKNYLAQHNMERINGAIRQKPGPKNSLGLVKFLFPNPYSIYLHDTPSKELFNREKRAFSHGCIRIAKPKELAMEILKDEPIWTPEKIDSAMNKDKEVWHTLKNKIPVFIGYFTAWVDADGVIHFYDDVYQRDEQLATLLFDE; encoded by the coding sequence ATGAAAAAATTTTTATTATCCCTCATTATAATTAGTTTTGGCTTTTCTTTTTTCATCATTTCCTGTGAACAAAAAAACACTAAGCGTTCTGAACCAAAGGCAGCCAAAATCAATCTAGGCCCCACTTTTGACAGCACCCTTGTTCGTCCTTTTTTTAAAAAATATCCTGAATTACAAGAATACCAAAAAGAAGTAACTCAATTGTACCTTAAGCGGGACTATCAATACATTTGGTATGACAAGAAAGGTATACTTGAAGTAGGGCATTTGCTGTATAATAAAATAAACCATTTAGAAGAGGAAGGGGTTAAAACCACTATTCCTTACAAAAAAAAATTGAATGCTATTTTTCAGAATTCGGCAGCATTTTCAAAGCCGGATGCTACGGATGAATTATTCATGTCTTCTTATTATTTTCTATACGTCCATAAAGTTCTAAAAGGGCTAGACACAAAAAAGACTATCGAACTGGGTTGGTTTTTACCTCGAAAAAAACTATCCTATGTTAATTATCTAGACTCTATAATTGCCAATCCTTCTTTGATTGAAAAGAACGAAAAAGAAGTGTTTGGTCAATATTACAGCTTAAAAGATGTACTTCAAAAATATAAAAAAATAGCAAAAGACAACCCTTGGGATCCTATCGAGACCGACACTAGTTTCGTTGCTTTTAAGCCTGGAGATTCTTCCCAAACTATTGCCCAAATAAGACACCGTTTGTTTATTTTGGGTGATTTGACTAACGATTCTAAAAGTAGCACCTATGACGACTCCCTTATTACCGGAATTTTGAAATACAAAAAGCGTATGGGTAGCCTCAAGAGCAATCATATTACAAAAAAAACTATCGCATCTTTGAACATTCCTATTGTAGACCGTATCAAAACCATTATGGTCAATATGGAACGTTGTCGCTGGATAACTGCAGACATTGCAGCATCTAAAGAGTTAATAGTAGTAAACATCCCTTCGTATGAGCTGACTTATTTTAAAGATGGAAAAACCGTTTTGACATCGAATGTTGTAGTAGGGAAAGACTTGAATAAAACCGCGATTTTTAGCGCCAATATGCGGTATATTGTTTTTAGTCCGTATTGGAATGTACCTCGAAGCATTGTCAAAAAAGAAATCGAGCCAGGCATAGCCGAAAACAAAAATTATCTTGCTCAACATAACATGGAACGAATTAACGGTGCTATAAGACAAAAGCCTGGGCCAAAAAATTCGTTGGGATTAGTGAAATTTTTATTCCCTAACCCCTATTCTATCTATTTGCACGATACGCCTTCTAAAGAATTATTTAACAGAGAAAAAAGAGCTTTTAGCCATGGATGCATTCGTATTGCCAAACCAAAAGAATTGGCAATGGAAATTCTAAAAGACGAGCCAATTTGGACACCCGAAAAAATAGACTCTGCCATGAATAAGGATAAAGAAGTTTGGCACACACTAAAGAACAAAATTCCAGTGTTTATTGGTTATTTTACAGCTTGGGTAGATGCAGATGGTGTGATTCATTTTTATGATGATGTGTACCAAAGAGACGAACAACTAGCCACTTTGTTGTTTGATGAATAA
- a CDS encoding HPF/RaiA family ribosome-associated protein, with protein sequence MKVQINTDKNVEGSERLDAYFSSETQRVLSRFDDRVTRIEVHFGDENSAKFGLNDKRCVIEARPANMQPIAVTEHAETIEKAFNGALDKIKKTLTTAFEKQKAY encoded by the coding sequence ATGAAAGTACAAATCAACACAGACAAGAATGTAGAAGGTAGCGAAAGACTTGATGCTTATTTTTCAAGTGAAACACAAAGAGTATTATCCCGTTTTGATGATAGAGTTACCCGTATAGAAGTGCATTTTGGAGACGAGAATAGTGCAAAATTCGGATTGAATGATAAACGTTGTGTTATCGAAGCCAGACCAGCCAACATGCAGCCTATAGCGGTGACAGAACATGCCGAAACAATCGAAAAAGCATTTAATGGAGCTTTGGATAAAATTAAAAAAACGTTGACTACTGCGTTCGAAAAACAGAAAGCATATTAA
- a CDS encoding Gfo/Idh/MocA family protein produces MKTVKWGIIGCGNVTEVKSGPAFQKIANSELVAVMRRDPAKAEDYARRHNVPKWYTNAQELINDPEVNAVYIATPPSAHKEYTLMCAKAGKPVYVEKPMAMTFEECNEMISTCQEAQVPLFVAYYRRRLPRFLKIEELLHKEKVIGTPRHVNCVLYHSLETRYQNPQQLPWTVQPEISGGGIFVDLACHTLDLLDYLFGSIVSVRGHATSQQKAYPAEDTVSMSFLFENGMHGSGMWNFGSHTRLDTVEIVGDQGKITFATFGDGPILVYDAQGLTQTIIVENPEHIQQSLIETVVKELLGETGCPSTGTTAARTTWVMDQVLNEHREQKG; encoded by the coding sequence ATGAAAACAGTCAAATGGGGAATTATAGGATGTGGTAACGTTACCGAAGTCAAAAGTGGACCAGCGTTCCAGAAAATCGCCAACTCAGAGTTGGTTGCCGTTATGCGACGCGATCCCGCTAAAGCCGAAGATTACGCCCGTCGTCACAATGTTCCCAAATGGTACACCAATGCACAAGAACTCATCAACGATCCAGAGGTAAACGCCGTTTATATAGCCACTCCGCCTTCTGCTCACAAAGAATACACCTTGATGTGTGCCAAAGCAGGAAAACCAGTTTATGTAGAAAAGCCTATGGCCATGACTTTTGAAGAATGTAACGAAATGATCAGCACATGTCAAGAAGCCCAAGTTCCTCTCTTTGTGGCATATTACCGAAGACGTCTTCCCAGATTTCTAAAAATTGAAGAACTGCTACATAAGGAGAAGGTCATTGGTACGCCACGTCATGTAAACTGTGTGTTGTATCACTCGTTAGAAACCCGTTATCAAAATCCGCAGCAACTCCCTTGGACCGTTCAACCTGAAATCTCAGGTGGTGGAATCTTTGTTGATTTGGCTTGTCATACACTCGATTTGTTAGATTATCTCTTTGGGTCTATTGTCTCGGTGCGGGGACATGCCACATCACAACAAAAAGCTTATCCAGCCGAAGATACCGTTTCTATGTCTTTTCTTTTTGAAAATGGGATGCATGGTAGTGGTATGTGGAATTTTGGCAGTCACACCCGTCTCGATACGGTAGAGATTGTGGGCGACCAAGGCAAGATTACCTTCGCGACCTTTGGCGATGGACCCATTTTGGTATATGATGCACAAGGCTTGACACAAACCATCATTGTCGAAAATCCAGAACACATTCAGCAATCCCTTATCGAGACAGTAGTAAAGGAGCTTTTGGGAGAGACAGGTTGTCCTTCTACAGGAACCACTGCGGCTAGAACCACTTGGGTCATGGATCAAGTTCTAAACGAACATCGCGAGCAAAAAGGATAG
- a CDS encoding prolyl oligopeptidase family serine peptidase — translation MKKILFLMAVSTSIASLAQAQKTNAITYPTTPKGETVDVYFDTKVDDPYRWLEDDKSPETAAWVKEENKVAYDYLSKIPFREALKARLEKLWNYEKIGAPFKEGNSIYYYKNNGLQNQSVLYRKDAKGKEEVFLDPNTFSKLGTTSLGGVDFSEDGSKVAYAISEGGSDWRKVILMDVNNFKILEDTLVDIKFSGISWKGNEGFYYSSYDKPKGSELSAKTDQHKLYYHKLGTSQKEDKVIFGADLKRRYVYGNVTEDNHYLVINAANSTYGSELYIQDLTKPNSPIVCIVNNFNSDNHIIDNEGEKLFIVTDLNAPNKRIVSVDVNDPKPENWKDVIAETEYVLTPSTGGGYIFANYMKDAVSIVKQYDYSGKLIREIQLPGLGTVGGFGAKKKEKTLYYSFTNYITPGSIYSFEPKSGKSAVYQKPKVDFKSENFVSTQVFYTSKDGTKIPMIITHKKGLKLNGKHPTILYGYGGFNISLTPSFGISNAVWMENGGIYAVANLRGGGEYGKKWHDAGTKMQKQNVFDDFIAAAEFLIAQKYTSSDFLAIRGGSNGGLLVGATMTQRPDLMKVALPAVGVMDMLRYHTFTSGAGWAFDYGTSSDSKEMFEYLKSYSPVQNVKKGVQYPATMVTTGDHDDRVVPAHSFKYAAELQEKQTGVNPVLIRIDINAGHGAGKSVAATIQENVDIQAFTLYNMGFTELPK, via the coding sequence GTGGATGATCCTTATCGTTGGCTCGAAGATGATAAATCTCCAGAAACAGCCGCCTGGGTAAAAGAAGAGAACAAGGTTGCTTATGATTATTTATCCAAAATTCCCTTTCGTGAAGCCTTGAAAGCTAGGTTGGAAAAACTATGGAATTACGAAAAAATAGGTGCACCATTCAAAGAAGGGAATTCTATTTATTATTATAAAAATAATGGATTGCAAAATCAATCTGTTTTGTATCGAAAAGATGCCAAAGGAAAGGAAGAAGTTTTTCTGGATCCCAATACCTTTTCAAAATTAGGAACGACTTCTTTAGGCGGAGTTGATTTTTCTGAAGATGGTTCAAAAGTGGCTTATGCTATTTCGGAAGGAGGAAGCGATTGGCGAAAAGTAATCTTAATGGATGTCAACAATTTTAAAATTTTGGAGGATACTTTGGTAGACATAAAATTTAGCGGAATATCATGGAAAGGAAATGAAGGGTTTTATTATTCCAGTTATGATAAGCCAAAAGGAAGCGAGCTTTCTGCCAAAACGGATCAGCATAAACTGTATTATCATAAGTTAGGAACTTCTCAAAAAGAAGATAAAGTTATCTTTGGCGCTGACCTAAAAAGACGTTATGTATATGGTAACGTAACCGAAGACAACCATTATCTGGTAATTAATGCAGCCAATTCTACTTACGGAAGCGAGTTATATATTCAGGATTTAACAAAACCTAACAGTCCTATTGTTTGCATTGTAAACAACTTTAATAGTGACAATCATATTATTGATAACGAGGGTGAAAAACTGTTTATAGTAACTGATTTAAATGCACCCAACAAACGCATTGTGAGTGTAGATGTCAATGATCCAAAACCAGAAAACTGGAAAGATGTTATTGCTGAAACCGAGTATGTTTTGACTCCATCTACAGGAGGTGGATACATCTTTGCTAATTACATGAAAGATGCAGTGTCTATCGTAAAACAATATGATTATTCTGGGAAATTAATACGCGAAATACAATTACCGGGATTGGGAACAGTAGGAGGTTTTGGTGCCAAGAAAAAAGAAAAAACACTTTATTATTCGTTTACCAATTATATCACACCAGGATCGATATATTCTTTTGAGCCAAAATCAGGAAAGTCAGCAGTATATCAAAAACCGAAAGTAGACTTCAAAAGTGAAAATTTTGTTTCTACCCAAGTGTTTTATACTTCTAAAGACGGAACAAAGATTCCGATGATTATTACTCATAAAAAAGGATTGAAACTTAACGGAAAGCACCCAACAATTCTCTACGGATATGGTGGATTCAATATTAGCTTGACCCCTAGTTTTGGAATTTCGAATGCTGTTTGGATGGAAAACGGAGGAATCTATGCAGTTGCTAACCTTCGTGGAGGAGGAGAATACGGTAAAAAATGGCATGATGCAGGAACCAAAATGCAAAAACAAAATGTCTTTGATGATTTCATTGCAGCTGCAGAATTCCTAATCGCTCAAAAATATACTTCTTCAGATTTTCTTGCCATTCGTGGAGGATCCAATGGAGGATTATTGGTAGGTGCAACCATGACCCAACGCCCAGATTTAATGAAAGTAGCTTTGCCAGCAGTAGGAGTTATGGATATGTTAAGGTATCATACTTTCACCTCTGGAGCAGGTTGGGCTTTTGATTACGGAACCTCGTCAGACAGTAAAGAAATGTTTGAATATCTAAAATCGTATTCACCAGTACAAAACGTAAAGAAAGGCGTTCAATATCCAGCAACAATGGTAACCACTGGCGATCATGATGATAGAGTGGTTCCTGCGCATAGTTTTAAATATGCTGCTGAGTTACAGGAAAAGCAAACAGGAGTTAATCCTGTTTTAATTAGAATCGATATCAATGCAGGTCATGGGGCTGGAAAATCGGTTGCGGCAACGATACAGGAGAATGTAGATATTCAAGCTTTTACACTCTATAATATGGGTTTTACGGAATTGCCAAAATAA